Within the Onychostoma macrolepis isolate SWU-2019 chromosome 14, ASM1243209v1, whole genome shotgun sequence genome, the region ctgctcaagaaatatttcttattattataacagttgtgctgccctaATATATTTTGGGtttgaaagtttaaaagaacagcatttatttcaaatatattttgtaataatgtaaatgtctttactgtcattttttgattaatttaatgcatccttgctaaataaaactataaatgtattttccaaaaaaaaataattataataataataaaaacttggACGAAAGCATAATATACACAGGTAAAGTATCAAGTGCATCCTTTGCTATTCATTTGCATTTACGCTAAAAAAGTCTATCaggaaataaaaaagaaaacacagcatttttgtctaaaaataagacaattataaatatctttatgtACTGTTAGCAGCAATACCTACCCTGCACCACGCCCCACGGGTACTGTCTGGCCCGCACCATTTTGTTCCCAATTTGAACTTCTTCACTGCTTCCGATCACAGCAAAAGGGAGATGTGCCTGCAACACAAGTCACCAGCTCAACAATAAAGATGCCTGTATAGTGTGGATCTGTTCTGATCAACAGCAAAACATCATGatattatgatatatatttttactcaaGCTTCTCTTACATTCATAGAAGAGTTTATTTCAGCCACGGCTTCATCGTCTGTTGGGAACTGGTAGATCTGAACACCGTTGCTGACCAGTTCACTCATGATCTTGATCTTAAATTTTTGAAGCTCGCTCTTGGATATAGTGTCTGCCTTCGCTATGATGGGAATAATGTTGACCTGGTTGGGAAGGAAAAATATGGATATACATTAATTCTATGTATATAAATTAAGATTAGATGACAGTGTTTGTGAACACTGTACCTTGCTGTCCAGCTTCTTCATGGTAACTAAGTCCAGAGATTTCAGTGAGTGACCGGTGGGAGCAATAAAATAGAGGCAGATGTGGATGCGTGAATCGTGATAGTTATAAAGGGAACGTTTGATTTTAAGTTCTTCTTCAAGGAAGTTTTCAAACTGAGCATCAATGTAGTCCACAATAGGTTTATAACTGCAGAGAAACCAGAAAAAGTTTAGGATTTTGACTTTGGTACTTCATTGGGGATTTAACTGAAGTCTCAAGCATTACCTTTCTTCTTTATTAACCTGGTCGCCGAATCCCACAGTGTCTACAATGGTTAGCTGCAAATCCACATTGCTTTCCTGCAGGCTGTATGTTCTGGGGCGTAAATGCACCCCGTTCTGGAAGTGGCTGGTCTCTTCATTCTCAAACGTTGTGTTAAATAGCGTGTTCATTAATGTAGATTTGCCTATGCCAGTTTCACCTGTAAAAGAGGGCATAGTCTTTTGTATCGATTTTATTATTGCATGCCAGGTCTGCAGAATCTTAAAAGCACTTTCTCCTCACCTACGCAGAGAATGTTGAAGCTGAATCCTTGGCTCACTGATTTGCTGACCAGCTGATCAGGAAGACTGTCAAAACCCACATGACCGCTGAGAGAGAGAGTCCTCATCTCCTCACTCTGAGAAATTACAATATCGTTAACGTTTGACATGACATACAGGACGTTTTGAGAGTGTCATGAATAATTGCCTTTGTACAAAATGACATTATAGTGGATTTAATTTTTTAGCAAAACCATTTAGACTTGTTTTCAAAAACACTAATGGTTTTAATAATCAGTTAAAAAGACAGAATATAACAGCACTCTCACTTAAGCTTTTTAATTGTTGCTGATGTTTCGGTGATAAGCCTTTGCCAAGGACAATTAAAAAAGCAGTTAAATTCTGTCTTTTTAAAGTATTAttcattgtattatttaataatcaattaaacagtaaatatatatattgaagtTTACTTAAGTAAGTTTATTAACAATgcaattgcatttaatattaaataatatatcatatatttacTACTGTTCAAATTTTTGCAGTTGgaattatttctttaagagaAATTGTCAgaaaaagacatttgtaatgtcataagatttctattttaaatggattatgttcttttgaactttctgttcatcaaagaatcctgtaaatatgatgtatcacagttttcacaaaaatatcacGCAGCACAACTGTTGTCAACGTggataaaaatatcaaatcagcatattagaatgatttctgaagaatcgtgtgaaactgaagactggaataatagctttttaaaaattcagttttccatcacaggaataaattacattttaaaatatttattttaaattgtaataatatttcaaaatattttcagtgCTCCATCACAAATATATGTCTATTAATACATGGGAGATACTGATCAAAGCGGAGATGCTGACCCATGTCACTTTGTTAGTAACTTAGCATATTGGTATGCATGAACCCGGGTTTGAGTCTCGATCACAGAGAAAAGCAGCATGCTGAGGTATTCAGAGCTCCTCACTCTGTACAAACACAAGGAAGTGTTTCACACAGCCTTCATCTGTTCCACTGCCCCAGTATTCTTAACACACACACTGGGGCACAAAGGACTCTTTATGCAGCCTGTGTTTCTCAGTAACTGATGGCTTCCACTGCTTTTGCCCTAAGAAACATCCTTTAAGTGCCGGGTTTACAAATGGAACAAGTTAAAAggcattttaaaatcataaatgaacaGAATTAGGATGATACTCTTGTACAAATGTAAAAACGTTACAGACTTGGAATGCATGTTGACTGAAGCAGCAAGCAGAAGAACCAAAGCTGATCTGCTTACAAGAACTAATCAGCTTGAAATGACTTTGACAGTGGATTTAACCAGAGAAAGACCCCAATGttaaactataaatataaattacaagCATATGCATCTTGAAATAGTTTCATGGCATGCATTATTACAAACAGTGATTTACAGCAGAACTAAATATAATGCTTAACTTAAACACGGTTTTGTGTTGATTGAATTAAACTCAAGTACACTAAACCTTTTTCCATTGCAACCAACAAACTAACAGCGCGTATTAGCACATAAATACAGGCAAATTATGAATTATGCAAAAGTTTGAATCATGTCGGTCAACTAATCCAGTCTTCATACATCTCGCTGCACACATTGCAACTTTATCAAGAATATGCATGCcatatttagaataataatGCGCAGTCGCCTAAATATaagaggcaaaaaaaaaaaaaaaaaaaacttacaggATATATGTTTACATCTGTGGCAGCCATGCAGATTAATGCGATAGATAGCACTGACAGTATGCTTTCATTTATTGCGCTGACGtttgtgctctctctctctctctctctctctctctctaccatTCTAATATGGCCACTTGATGGAAACACCCTCTGGCTGAATTAAAATGCTGTCCGGGTTGCCCACGTTCACTCCTCCCACTGCCCTTACAAACGCACTTGTTTCAGAACAGACTTGTTTATTTGGTTTGAGTGTCTCTCTCAACAAGTGTCAAATCAAGTACATCTCTCTGCTGGACAAGATTCTCAGCAGATATAGTTACCTATACTACCAGCTTCTTCatttaactaactaactaactaatgaaaataaatacattaattaattaatttcatttattctaTTATATAAGTATCATATATAATCAATTATCATATGACATAggcacaattttattttagctgttgACCAAAACTTATTCAAATTATAGTTATACAATGACTATGggcttaaagtgcacactctgagctttaatttgagggtattcaTCACAATTGGATTCATCTCATCACACATGGAGGAAAGATTAAGGAATTTatagcaggaacattaggagtGGTCAAATCAagtttggtacattctgagaaaaaaagaaaatgcactggtgagctcagcaacataaaaGGCCTGGACGTCCACTGAGAacaacagtggtggatgatcctttccatggtaaagaaaaacccgactgagcatgcatttcacttgctgaagacaaaactaaaggcagaaagacccacaaacaaacaccaACTGACgtcagctgcagtaaaggcctggcaaagcatcacaaaggaggaaacccagcctttggtgatgtccatgagttccagACTCAAGTCAGTCGttgcctgcaaaggattctcaacaaaatattaaaaatgaacattttattcattattatttttatttgtccagttacatttgagcccctgaaaatgggggGAGTGTGTATAAAAATTGTTGTAATTCCTAagctttttatgttttgttcaaccccttgaattaaaacttaaagtctgcacttcaatttcatcttgatagtttcattttaattctatatattatatactatatgatatatatatgtgactctagaccacaaaaccagtcttaagtgtcaatttttttaaattgagatttatacatcacatgaaatctgaataaataagcttcccattgaggtatggtttgttaggattggataatatttggccgagatacaactatttgaaaatctggaatctgagggtgcaaaataaataaataaataaataaaatattgagaaaatcgcctttaaagttgtccaaattaagttcttagcaatgcatattacttatcaaaaatgaagttttgatatatttacggtaagaaatttactaaacatcttcatggaacacgatctttacttaatgtcctgatcatttttggcataaaagaaaaatcgattattttgacccatgcagtgtgtgtttggctattgctacaaatataccccagcaacttaagactggttttgtggtccagggtcacatattatcaTGTGTTTGTTAAACACTGAGGCTTCGAAATGTTTCAAACAATTATCATCTTCAGATTCTTTATTAGTCTAGTGTTGTGTCTACAGTAGGCTACACAGCCAGAAGTGCTGAGTTCCAAGTATGTCCAGTATGTGTCGCCCTTTCCCCTTTTTGTTTATACCCCTTACCTATAATTAGCTACAGAAGACACTGGGGCCATATTTAAAAGTTATGAATTTTAAAGATAATGATATAGCAGAACCTTCAGGTAGGAAACGATTTCAGAGCTTTTCTaactaacttttattttgtcagaaatattagcgaataataagaagAGGGTGTGCCGGTTTCCCTCAAGTTAAACAGGTTAGTTCTAACAATTCGTTCGAAGCCAACTAGTAggctatattattttataatttgattaaaatcatatatatattgttatttaatgCGATGACATTCGTTTTAAGCGTGACATACGCGCCGAATACTGATGAATATCACAACAACCAGTTGAAGGTAAGTGAACgaatttctgttttgttttgaatttataCTGAGGAAACTGTAAGAAATTAAAGTGCACACTCCTAAAATCTAGTGTGATACACCAAACAAATATAGCTATGAGGACAGGCCACAAAATCGATCCATTGCTTAATACTCTTTATTTCATTTAGGTAATCCACACAGTACAGTGTAATCTACACAGTACAATATCCCcattcactgtaaaataagaaacatttttaaaatattcatctTGAAAATCGTACACCCATCTCATTCACTGTAAACAAATTATTGTACGAATCAGAGCGTCTTGTTCATTTGAAGAGCAGACCATTGAGTCACCTCAGAGTATTCCTGTTTTGTTCCAAGTATGCAGATGTCTTGAGTTATATTGATTACATAATATGGGATCAGGAAACAAACAGTATTATGCTGTGTTCAATGCACAAGGAATTGTTTTCTTGTCCAGGAAAACACTGCATTCCACTTAATCTATTAATAAGTCAGCTACCTTATAATGATTACAAAGAACAGATGTGCTGTAAATTCCTGTCTAAAGATCCTCATGGCTACATTGCTGTTGTGATTCTGGTGAACAAACCAGCAGTTATTTGACGCATCAGTTAtgaattcagtttatttatacACGATTCTTTAAGTATCACAGATCTCAAATGGAATAGGAATGATCAAAGATCTGAGCACCTAGGGCCTTCATTGAGGGGGACGAAAAAAAATGTCCCAGGCCCTGCAAATGTTAGTGACACTGGCGACCCTGATCTGGCACACATTAAACACATTATAAACACCTAGAATTGTCCCCTACCCATCATCTTTCACAGAGATACGTGAAGCATAATACTGAAGACCTTCAGGGAATCTTGAAGAACAAGGACTGTTGTGCTTTTgtcacaattaaaacaaaaacaaagagtgGCTACCAACAAAACCAGCAGTCTATCCACAGAAATGTACATGCTCTCAGTTTGATTTCATTACTGCCAACACTACATTCAAGAACTGAACAAATGTGGCACATCAACAGTCTCACAACAACAAAGATCAGAGGGATCAACACACAGCTAACCGAGAGCTGTTGCGCTCTCTTAGTAggttacattttaaacattaaacatatttaaatacctCAACACATGGAGACTTAGTCAATTAAACAGAAAGTTCACAAAGATTAACATCAgtaaatctaaaaatacataacatagccaaaaatacatggaCATCCAAACAAGTACCCATATGTTGCTTTGAACTAAAAGCATTATTTGATCCATTTGCTCCAAACTCTTCTAGGAAGGCTTTGGCTTTTGGAACGCAGTGAACATGGTCCCTGTATTACAATTCATCCTAAAGGGCGAGGCTTTGTGTGGGCCAATCATCTTGTTTCAAAAAAGTGAGGTGGTGAGTGAGTTCTTTATGGACCTTGAGCATAAAGTTTAACATACAGTTCTCTAGAATATCACTGTATGCAGTTCCATTAAAGcaatagatcacccaaaaaattcaatttgctcaccctcaggccattcaagatgtagtttgtttcttcatcagaacagatttggaaaaattttgccttatcacttgctcaccaaaggatcctctgcagtgaatgggtgccgtcagaacgagagctgataaaacatcacaataatgcaCAAGTAATCCAAATAACTCCAGTACATCAATTTacgtcttatgaagtgaaaagctgtgtgtttgtaatagaCAAATCCACGGTTTTAAGTCTTTATCCATAATATTGtggcaatggtttaaagttaaaaacatgcagcttttcacttcacaagacattaattgatggactggagtcatgtagATTACTAAAATACAATTTTCTAGCTAGAATGTCTTTATGCAGTTACATTAATACTTGTCAGTAGCCAAACCTGTTCATTTAAAGGAACTGTCCATGTACTTTGGCCATGTAGTGTTGATGGCAAACAAGAACAGGATTTACGGAAAGGCAGTGTAGCACTTCATAAAAGGAAAAATCACACTagctaaaaaaaatactattggATTCTGTCTTTTCTTTAAAAGATACAGAAAATGACACATTACCTTCCATTAATCATTAACCTCTATACTGTTAGATTGTTCTAGTTATTCTAGGTTTAATGGAAACTGCTGTGTTACCTTAAGCGTAACAAAATATGGCACATGAAAAGACAGTTTTTATGGTGGACTTAATAGAAAACAGATGCAGGTTTGTGAAGTTTGCATTGAAAAACAATGTGTTACCTTGAACTGCTAGAGGAGTGGACTTTGGAACAGTCAATGAGAACACATTGAACTTTAACCTCACACTATTTTCACTTACAAAAAGTTTGTTCATGCACTGTCAGCAGGCAGAAGAAATTATATGAACATACACGCTATTCTTATATAACATCCTAGTTAAACTCAAATACTGAGGATAGTAAAATAGATAAAACTCTTCTTAAAACCCATGCTGTAGTTTATCGGTTTATTAAACCTGCGTCTAAGGAAATGTGCAGCAGAGGTTTGTATTTGGCAATGTTTTCAACGGATTGCACTATCGTCATTAAGAGGTCCCTTGATTTTTCttgaaactgaaatgaaatttgGCAGTAACGTATAAACTGCAACCCTCAAGACGAAATACTGATAATAACAATGCAATACAGACTAACGGAAAAGACAAACAAGGTCAACACCAGCCATCTTTGATCCTTACCGAAAACGACATTGAATGGCACATGGAATAATCTGGCAGCAAACaaaatgatttcaaatataaaaaaaaaaaaaaacaatgctacatgtatatacagtagTGTGCACCGTCATACACATGTCAGACAAAAGTCTGCAgcaaacaattaaaacaattaaaacagtcaaaaatgtaaaaacatcttACAAAATGACTGAGTTGGGATGTCCTGGAGAGGAACGGGTGAACTTTGGCACACAAAGAGATGTTTTAGATGAACGTGAAAGCATTACAGTAGAGAGCAGATTCACCAACGTTTGTCTTTACAGTCCTTTGTTGAAGTAGACAGTCTCTACTCCAGGATGACTGGCTCGAATCTTCTCCTGCAGCTCTGGTTCCAAACGGCTCACTGCCATAGAGCTgcatgaatgatgcatttaattatgAAATGCAACAGAATTATTCCCGAAAAGATTCAAACTGTTTTGGAAATGGTCTCACCTCTTTTGTGGGAATAACGCACAACACAATGGGGTTGCAAACACAAGGCTAAGAAGAAGATAGAATGTAAAAAAGAATAGGTAACAAATTCTTGAATGCCTTTCAGGAAATAACTGTTTATTAGACCATCATTCTATCTTTGGCAACTCACCAAAACCCAACCAAGCCAACTTGAATGGGTGCACTCATCCACGGAAACCTCTGAAAAAATGAAGGGGGTAAAATCAACCTGGCAACAAAGCCCTTGATTCTATGGGGCCATTTTAAGGGCTAACGCTTTCAAGCAGACCGGACACTGTTGTTGGGTGTGTACATGCTCTGCTAAGGCTAAATAGCTTTCATTAAGATTTTCAGCCATGTAAACAAAATATCTATAATGTAGGTTTGAAATTACCTTCAGGAAGGCCTTCTTTTCCAAAGAGTTCATTAAAAATGGTGGGATTGCTATAGGAAGATTTAATTAGAATGATAGATTATTTGTTT harbors:
- the septin8b gene encoding septin-8-B isoform X3; this encodes MNTLFNTTFENEETSHFQNGVHLRPRTYSLQESNVDLQLTIVDTVGFGDQVNKEESYKPIVDYIDAQFENFLEEELKIKRSLYNYHDSRIHICLYFIAPTGHSLKSLDLVTMKKLDSKVNIIPIIAKADTISKSELQKFKIKIMSELVSNGVQIYQFPTDDEAVAEINSSMNAHLPFAVIGSSEEVQIGNKMVRARQYPWGVVQVENESHCDFVKLREMLIRVNMMDLREQTHARHYELYRRCKLEEMGFKDTNPDSEPFSLQETYVAKRREFIGELQLKEEQMRQMFVNKVKETEAELKEKERELHDRFEMLKRTHQEEKRNLEEKRRDLEEEMNTFNRRKVAAETLQSLQGSSALKKDKEKKT
- the septin8b gene encoding septin-8-B isoform X1; this encodes MAATDVNIYPSEEMRTLSLSGHVGFDSLPDQLVSKSVSQGFSFNILCVGETGIGKSTLMNTLFNTTFENEETSHFQNGVHLRPRTYSLQESNVDLQLTIVDTVGFGDQVNKEESYKPIVDYIDAQFENFLEEELKIKRSLYNYHDSRIHICLYFIAPTGHSLKSLDLVTMKKLDSKVNIIPIIAKADTISKSELQKFKIKIMSELVSNGVQIYQFPTDDEAVAEINSSMNAHLPFAVIGSSEEVQIGNKMVRARQYPWGVVQVENESHCDFVKLREMLIRVNMMDLREQTHARHYELYRRCKLEEMGFKDTNPDSEPFSLQETYVAKRREFIGELQLKEEQMRQMFVNKVKETEAELKEKERELHDRFEMLKRTHQEEKRNLEEKRRDLEEEMNTFNRRKVAAETLQSLQGSSALKKDKEKKT
- the septin8b gene encoding septin-8-B isoform X2, with the protein product MRTLSLSGHVGFDSLPDQLVSKSVSQGFSFNILCVGETGIGKSTLMNTLFNTTFENEETSHFQNGVHLRPRTYSLQESNVDLQLTIVDTVGFGDQVNKEESYKPIVDYIDAQFENFLEEELKIKRSLYNYHDSRIHICLYFIAPTGHSLKSLDLVTMKKLDSKVNIIPIIAKADTISKSELQKFKIKIMSELVSNGVQIYQFPTDDEAVAEINSSMNAHLPFAVIGSSEEVQIGNKMVRARQYPWGVVQVENESHCDFVKLREMLIRVNMMDLREQTHARHYELYRRCKLEEMGFKDTNPDSEPFSLQETYVAKRREFIGELQLKEEQMRQMFVNKVKETEAELKEKERELHDRFEMLKRTHQEEKRNLEEKRRDLEEEMNTFNRRKVAAETLQSLQGSSALKKDKEKKT